A DNA window from Patagioenas fasciata isolate bPatFas1 chromosome 1, bPatFas1.hap1, whole genome shotgun sequence contains the following coding sequences:
- the ZNF800 gene encoding zinc finger protein 800 isoform X2, translating into MPVRDKCCQTDHPHHGCCEPVHLLEPGDPPLLQRPLQTSKSGIQQIIECFRSDLPDINDKQSQAINDLLEAIYPRVDKQEYVIRLEPIETNQNAVFQYVSRTDSPIENRESSSTPDQAPVQIQEPSTEQPKTVSTPAPVPAGETVELPPADPVTNKVIPTPEEQPPTENLELDSPDNSDFGHQLICCLCRKEFHSRRSVRRHIRKVHKKKMEELKKYIETKKKPNQCSAKGRNKNVLVALGRSCPVCYKSFATKANVRRHFDEVHRGLRRDSITPDIATKPGQPLFLDTVSAKKTFKTRKQKSSSKAEYNLTACRCLLCKRKYSSQIMLKKHMQIVHKITLSGKNSKREKGPNSTANGTEMKVKVEPADSVEPLPPSVAFSPQNELKGTNHSNEKKSTPSAQKNKVKQDPENPKSTSKLTTKSTSKSTTKSTSKSSNASAAGGQQKTRKPKLSAGFDFKQLYCKLCKRQFTSKQNLTKHIELHTDGNNIYVKYYRCPLCSYETRRKRDVIRHITVVHKKSPRYLGKITASLEIRAIKKPIDLVLNKVTKRGPQRDETKQVVSKQDVTSNSPNKKYEGADVGIEVKVTKNFSLHRCNKCGKAFARKAFLEHHKKTHKANVSHSPEENKTKGRSTRSKAVVW; encoded by the exons ATGCCTGTAAGGGACAAGTGTTGTCAGACTGACCACCCTCACCATGGATGCTGTGAACCAG TGCATCTGTTGGAACCTGGTGACCCTCCATTATTACAGCGGCCTCTGCAAACATCAAAATCTGGTATTCAACAAATAATTGAGTGTTTTCGATCAG ACCTCCCAGATATAAATGATAAACAGAGTCAAGCCATAAATGACCTCCTGGAAGCAATCTATCCAAGGGTAGATAAGCAAGAATATGTAATTAGATTGGAACCTATAGAGACTAATCAAAATGCTGTATTTCAATATGTATCAAGGACTGATAGCCCAATTGAGAACAGAGAAAGCAGCAGTACCCCTGATCAAGCTCCAGTACAGATACAGGAACCTAGCACTGAGCAACCCAAGACTGTTTCAACTCCAGCCCCAGTCCCAGCTGGGGAGACTGTAGAGTTACCTCCTGCTGATCCCGTTACAAACAAGGTAATACCTACACCTGAAGAACAGCCTccaacagaaaatctggagttgGACTCTCCGGATAATTCTGATTTTGGCCACCAGTTGATATGTTGCCTGTGTAGGAAAGAATTTCATTCCAGACGCAGTGTACGCCGACACATTCGAAAAGTGCACAAAAAAAAGATGGAAGAGCTAAAGAAGTAcatagaaacaaaaaagaaaccaaatcagTGCTCTGCAAAAGGACGAAATAAGAATGTTCTTGTAGCGTTAGGTAGAAGTTGTCCTGTATGTTATAAATCATTTGCTACAAAAGCCAACGTAAGGAGGCATTTTGATGAAGTTCATAGAGGATTAAGAAGGGATTCCATTACTCCTGATATAGCTACAAAGCCTGGGCAACCTTTGTTCTTGGATACAGTTTCTGCAAAAAAAACTTTTAAGACCCGAAAACAAAAGTCGTCTTCAAAGGCGGAATACAATTTAACTGCGTGCAGATGCCTTCTGTGCAAGAGAAAATATAGTTCACAAATAATGCTGAAAAAACACATGCAAATTGTTCACAAGATAACTCTTTCTGGAAAGAACTCTAAAAGAGAGAAAGGACCCAACAGTACTGCCAATGGCACAGAAATGAAAGTCAAAGTTGAACCAGCAGATTCTGTAGAACCTTTACCCCCTTCTGTTGCCTTTTCTCCGCAGAATGAATTAAAGGGAACAAATCATTCAAATGAGAAAAAGAGCACACCATcagcacagaaaaataaagttaaacaGGACCCTGAAAACCCTAAATCAACTTCTAAATTAACGACTAAATCAACCTCTAAATCAACCACTAAATCAACCTCTAAATCAAGCAATGCATCTGCTGCAGGTGGCCAGCAAAAAACCAGGAAGCCAAAACTTTCAGCTGGCTTTGACTTCAAACAGCTTTACTGTAAACTCTGTAAACGCCAATTTACTTCaaaacagaacttgacaaaacacATTGAATTACACACAGATGGAAATAACATTTATGTTAAATACTACAGGTGTCCACTCTGCTCTTATGAAACACGTCGCAAACGTGATGTGATAAGGCATATAACTGTAGTTCATAAAAAGTCACCACGCTACCTTGGGAAAATAACTGCAAGTTTAGAAATTAGAGCAATAAAAAAGCCAATTGATCTTGTTCTAAATAAGGTGACAAAAAGAGGCCCTCAGAGGGACGAAACAAAACAGGTTGTTTCAAAACAGGATGTCACCTCTAATTCTCCCAATAAAAAGTATGAAGGAGCTGATGTTGGCATTGAagtaaaagtaacaaaaaacttTTCTCTGCATCGATGCAATAAGTGCGGGAAAGCGTTTGCTAGAAAAGCTTTTCTAGAACATCATAAGAAAACCCACAAAGCAAATGTATCTCATTcacctgaagaaaataaaaccaaaggcaGAAGTACAAGATCTAAAGCTGTTGTctggtga
- the ZNF800 gene encoding zinc finger protein 800 isoform X1, translating into MPVRDKCCQTDHPHHGCCEPVHLLEPGDPPLLQRPLQTSKSGIQQIIECFRSGTKQLKHILLKDVDTIFECKLCRSLFRGLPNLITHKKFYCPPSLQMDDNLPDINDKQSQAINDLLEAIYPRVDKQEYVIRLEPIETNQNAVFQYVSRTDSPIENRESSSTPDQAPVQIQEPSTEQPKTVSTPAPVPAGETVELPPADPVTNKVIPTPEEQPPTENLELDSPDNSDFGHQLICCLCRKEFHSRRSVRRHIRKVHKKKMEELKKYIETKKKPNQCSAKGRNKNVLVALGRSCPVCYKSFATKANVRRHFDEVHRGLRRDSITPDIATKPGQPLFLDTVSAKKTFKTRKQKSSSKAEYNLTACRCLLCKRKYSSQIMLKKHMQIVHKITLSGKNSKREKGPNSTANGTEMKVKVEPADSVEPLPPSVAFSPQNELKGTNHSNEKKSTPSAQKNKVKQDPENPKSTSKLTTKSTSKSTTKSTSKSSNASAAGGQQKTRKPKLSAGFDFKQLYCKLCKRQFTSKQNLTKHIELHTDGNNIYVKYYRCPLCSYETRRKRDVIRHITVVHKKSPRYLGKITASLEIRAIKKPIDLVLNKVTKRGPQRDETKQVVSKQDVTSNSPNKKYEGADVGIEVKVTKNFSLHRCNKCGKAFARKAFLEHHKKTHKANVSHSPEENKTKGRSTRSKAVVW; encoded by the exons ATGCCTGTAAGGGACAAGTGTTGTCAGACTGACCACCCTCACCATGGATGCTGTGAACCAG TGCATCTGTTGGAACCTGGTGACCCTCCATTATTACAGCGGCCTCTGCAAACATCAAAATCTGGTATTCAACAAATAATTGAGTGTTTTCGATCAG GAACTAAACAACTTAAACATATCTTGTTAAAAGATGTGGACACCATTTTTGAGTGTAAATTGTGCCGGAGTCTCTTCAGAGGATTACCAAATTTAATTACTCATAAAAAGTTTTATTGTCCTCCAAGTCTCCAGATGGATGATA ACCTCCCAGATATAAATGATAAACAGAGTCAAGCCATAAATGACCTCCTGGAAGCAATCTATCCAAGGGTAGATAAGCAAGAATATGTAATTAGATTGGAACCTATAGAGACTAATCAAAATGCTGTATTTCAATATGTATCAAGGACTGATAGCCCAATTGAGAACAGAGAAAGCAGCAGTACCCCTGATCAAGCTCCAGTACAGATACAGGAACCTAGCACTGAGCAACCCAAGACTGTTTCAACTCCAGCCCCAGTCCCAGCTGGGGAGACTGTAGAGTTACCTCCTGCTGATCCCGTTACAAACAAGGTAATACCTACACCTGAAGAACAGCCTccaacagaaaatctggagttgGACTCTCCGGATAATTCTGATTTTGGCCACCAGTTGATATGTTGCCTGTGTAGGAAAGAATTTCATTCCAGACGCAGTGTACGCCGACACATTCGAAAAGTGCACAAAAAAAAGATGGAAGAGCTAAAGAAGTAcatagaaacaaaaaagaaaccaaatcagTGCTCTGCAAAAGGACGAAATAAGAATGTTCTTGTAGCGTTAGGTAGAAGTTGTCCTGTATGTTATAAATCATTTGCTACAAAAGCCAACGTAAGGAGGCATTTTGATGAAGTTCATAGAGGATTAAGAAGGGATTCCATTACTCCTGATATAGCTACAAAGCCTGGGCAACCTTTGTTCTTGGATACAGTTTCTGCAAAAAAAACTTTTAAGACCCGAAAACAAAAGTCGTCTTCAAAGGCGGAATACAATTTAACTGCGTGCAGATGCCTTCTGTGCAAGAGAAAATATAGTTCACAAATAATGCTGAAAAAACACATGCAAATTGTTCACAAGATAACTCTTTCTGGAAAGAACTCTAAAAGAGAGAAAGGACCCAACAGTACTGCCAATGGCACAGAAATGAAAGTCAAAGTTGAACCAGCAGATTCTGTAGAACCTTTACCCCCTTCTGTTGCCTTTTCTCCGCAGAATGAATTAAAGGGAACAAATCATTCAAATGAGAAAAAGAGCACACCATcagcacagaaaaataaagttaaacaGGACCCTGAAAACCCTAAATCAACTTCTAAATTAACGACTAAATCAACCTCTAAATCAACCACTAAATCAACCTCTAAATCAAGCAATGCATCTGCTGCAGGTGGCCAGCAAAAAACCAGGAAGCCAAAACTTTCAGCTGGCTTTGACTTCAAACAGCTTTACTGTAAACTCTGTAAACGCCAATTTACTTCaaaacagaacttgacaaaacacATTGAATTACACACAGATGGAAATAACATTTATGTTAAATACTACAGGTGTCCACTCTGCTCTTATGAAACACGTCGCAAACGTGATGTGATAAGGCATATAACTGTAGTTCATAAAAAGTCACCACGCTACCTTGGGAAAATAACTGCAAGTTTAGAAATTAGAGCAATAAAAAAGCCAATTGATCTTGTTCTAAATAAGGTGACAAAAAGAGGCCCTCAGAGGGACGAAACAAAACAGGTTGTTTCAAAACAGGATGTCACCTCTAATTCTCCCAATAAAAAGTATGAAGGAGCTGATGTTGGCATTGAagtaaaagtaacaaaaaacttTTCTCTGCATCGATGCAATAAGTGCGGGAAAGCGTTTGCTAGAAAAGCTTTTCTAGAACATCATAAGAAAACCCACAAAGCAAATGTATCTCATTcacctgaagaaaataaaaccaaaggcaGAAGTACAAGATCTAAAGCTGTTGTctggtga